GTTTCTGACCGACCAGCCAGCGCGGGCTTTCAGGCAGCGGCAGCATTCCCAGTAGCAGGATCACCGCCGGAATGGCGGCGACGGCAAACATGGTGCGCCAGCTCCAGATATCCTGCATAAAGGTGCCAACCAGCGCGGCGGTCACAATGCCGACGCCAATTGAGATGTTGAAGAAGGTCACCAGACGGCCACGGCGGTCCGGGGGAGCCAGCTCGGCGATATACACCGGGACGATTTGCGAGGCACCACCGACGGCAAAGCCCAGCACCAGACGTGCCACACCGAGCCAGACGGCATTGGGGGACAGACCGGAGCCGATCACCCCGACCGCAAAAATCGCCGCCACAATCATCACCGTGTAGCGACGGCCGAGCTGGCTGGAGAGACGTCCACAGCTGAGTGCACCCACCACCGCGCCGACGAGGATCGCACTGGTCACCAGCTCCTGTGCATGCGAAGAAAGGTGGAAATCATGGGTAATCTGCAACAGTGCGCCGGAGATAATGCCGGTGTCATAGCCATAGAGAAAACCAGCAATGGCGGCGATGGCGGTCGCTGTCAATAAAAAGGCATCTGCGCTGAGAAAGCGGCTGTTTTCTACGGTTGCGCTTGCGGATAACTTTTCATTGTCAGCCTGAGCAGACGGGGTTTCCGGCGAATATCGCCAGGTTTTATTTTCTGATGTAGGCATAGTATTCCTTGCAGATGAATTTATTTTTATGCAGGGGTACAGTGCGGCCGAAATAATCGGCATTCGATCCTTGATATTATTTTGATGAGATAAAGGTATAACATGATGTGTGATTTATGTCACATTTTCCCGTGGATAGATGGCGAATTATAGCGGTTATTCTGCTAATTCTATAAAAATAAATCGGCATAATTAATTGATATAAATGATTTTTATTTTATAAAAATTAATATGTTCTGAATTTCCTTTCTCAATTCTGGAATATTGAGTTAAATAAAATTTCATCAGTCCGATTCGGACAAAATAATGTTTTACTCTCCATGCTCTCACCAGAAAATATCACTGCGTACGCCGCTGCGCTGAGCACAGATATTACAACCCTTCTTTTCCCGCGCAGGCGCGATGATCATGCCATGGGATGATGTTTTGATTATTTGTAATCAACATTGAGTGTTTGTGAGCATGATCAAACAAATTTATCCGGCCATCACCTATAAAGTAGCCCTGTCAGTGCGTAATTTTGCTCTTTGTTGAGCGATTTAAATCATTCTTACCCTGGTGGCGATACCCGGTGCTCAGACACCCGTCAAAATAACAGACGCCACCCTTAATAACGGCGCGCGTGAAGCCCAGCGCGTGCCACGACCCTACGTTATCGATGAGGCTGAAATGAAACAATTCTCTGCAGAAGGGATGGTGATTATTGTCGGGATTGTGATTGCTTATATCCTGTTTACCACCTGGCTGACCTGGCGTTTGCGCAGTAAAAATACCGGCGACTTTATGGCGGGATCGCGCGCCATGCCGGCGTTTATTGTCGGGGTGATGCTGATGTCAGAATATATCGGTGCCAAATCGACTATCGGCACCGCACAGGCGGCGTTTGAAGATGGTTTTGCCGCGTCCTGGTCGGTGATTGGCGCGGCAATCGGCTTTCCGTTATTTGGGATGTTGCTGGTCAAACGTATCTATAACACCGGAAAAATCACCATTTCCGGCGCGATTGCCGAACGTTACGGCAACTCGACCAAAAACATCATCTCGCTGATCATGATCTATGCGTTGCTGCTGGTGAACGTGGGGAATTACGTCAGCGGCGCAGCGGCCATCTCCACGGTGCTGAACCTCGACCTCACCACCGCGGCCTTTATCACCGCCGTCGTCAGTACCTTCTATTTTATGTTCGGCGGAATGAAGGGTATCGCCTGGGTGACGCTGCTGCACAGCGGACTGAAATATATCGGGATTATGATTATTCTCGGTGTGGCGCTGCATATGACCGGCGGCGTGAGTCCGATGATCAAGCAGATGCCGCACTTCTACTGGACCTGGGATGGCAACGTTGGCGGCAGCACCATTTTTGCCTGGCTGATTGGCACCATCGGTTCGATCTTCTGTACTCAGTTCGTGATTCAGGCAATTGCTTCGACCAAAAGCGCCGCCTCGGCGAAGCGCGCCACCTGGGTAGCTTTCTTCTTCTGTATGCCGATTGCCATCGCCATCGCGCTGATTGGTGTGGCGGCGAAATTCCTCCATCCCGATATCAAAAGCCTGTATGCGCTGCCGGTGTTTTTGCAGGATATGAGCCCGTGGCTGGCGGGGATTGTCACCACTTCGCTGGTGGCGTCGATTTTCGTCAGCGTCAGCACCGTGGCGCTCGCCATCGCCTCACTGGTGGTGAAGGATTTTTATGTGCCATACCGCAATCCCACGCCGGAACGCGAATTCCGCATGACACGCTGGCTGTCGCTGTTGATTGGCTTCCTGCCGCTGATTTTCGTGTTGTTCGTGCCTGAAGTGCTGAAACTGTCGTTCTTTACCCGCGCTATCCGCTTGTCGATTTCGGTGGTGGCGATCATCGCCTTCTACCTGCCGTTCTTTAAAAGCACCCGTGGTGCCAATGCCGGGCTGATCGCCGCCTGCGTGGTGACCTCGGTGTGGTATTTGCTGGGTGACCCTTTTGGTATCAACAACATGTATGTGGCGCTGGTGACGCCAGCGATTGTGATGGTGATTGACCGACTGATTCCGTCGCGCCAGACACAGGATAAAAAAGCCCCGAAACAAACCATGCAAAACAGTGGAGCCTGATATGACCGATTTAACCGTGACCGTTGATCGCAACGGTAACCTTCATCCCCACGCGCAGGATGCGCAGCAGCTCACCGCGATGCTGCCCTCGGTCTGCCCGCAAAACCACGCCGCCAATTTGCTGCCCTTGCCGAATGGCGACCTGCTGTGCGTCTGGTTTGGCGGCACCCAGGAAGGGATCGCCGATATCTCGGTCTGGAGCTCGCGGCTGGAAAAAGGCTGCGATCAATGGCGTGATGCGCAAAAGTTATCGGACGATCCGACGCGATCGGAACAAAACCCGGTGCTGTTCCTCGATCCGGATCAGGTGCTGTGGCTGCTGTGGACGGCGCAGAAATCCGGCAACCAGGACACCGCAATTGTGCGCTATCGCCAGTCGCGTGATTTTGGCCGCAGCTGGAGCGCCATCGACACGCTGCTTGATCAACCCGGCACCTTTATCCGCCAGCCGCTGGTGGTGCTGCCAAATGGCAACTGGCTGCTGCCGGTGTTTTATTGCCGCACCCAGCCGGGGGTGAAATGGGTGGGTAACGATGATGTCAGCGCGGTGAAAATCTCCAGTGATAAAGGCAAAAGCTGGCGTGATGTGGCGGTGCCGGATAGCCTCGGCTGCGTACATATGAATATCACCTTGTTGCACGATGGCAGCCTGTTGGCGCTGTATCGCAGCCGTTGGGCGGATTTTATCTATCAAAGCCGTTCCTATGACGGCGGCGAAAGCTGGAGCGCACCGCAGGCGACGACCTTGCCCAACAACAACTCATCAATTCAGGTGACAACGCTGCACAACGGCCATCTGGCGCTGGTGTTTAACGCCATGAGCGCCCGCGATGCCAGCGAGCGACGTTTGTCGCTGTATGACGAGATCGAAGATGAAGACGAGGGTGATGTGGCGGTTGCGGCGGAGCCGGTGGCGCACAGCGGCAGAACCGCGTTCTGGGGCGCGCCACGCGCACCGATGACACTGGCGATTTCTGCCGATGGCGGGCACAGCTGGCCGTGGCAGCGCAATCTCGACGAAGGTGACGGCTACTGCATGACCAACAACTCGCAGCAGAAGCTGAATCGTGAATTCTCCTATCCCAGCATTAAACAGGGGGAGGATGGCGCGCTGCACATTGCCTATACCTGGTTCCGCCAGGCGATAAAGTATGTGCGCGTTGATGAATCCTGGGTTATCTCATGAGCCGACATGCGCTGGTGACCGGTGTCAGCTCCGGTATCGGTGCGGCGATTGCCGATGCCCTGTTGCAGCAGGGCTGGCAGGTGACGGG
This genomic stretch from Pantoea cypripedii harbors:
- a CDS encoding sodium:solute symporter family protein; protein product: MKQFSAEGMVIIVGIVIAYILFTTWLTWRLRSKNTGDFMAGSRAMPAFIVGVMLMSEYIGAKSTIGTAQAAFEDGFAASWSVIGAAIGFPLFGMLLVKRIYNTGKITISGAIAERYGNSTKNIISLIMIYALLLVNVGNYVSGAAAISTVLNLDLTTAAFITAVVSTFYFMFGGMKGIAWVTLLHSGLKYIGIMIILGVALHMTGGVSPMIKQMPHFYWTWDGNVGGSTIFAWLIGTIGSIFCTQFVIQAIASTKSAASAKRATWVAFFFCMPIAIAIALIGVAAKFLHPDIKSLYALPVFLQDMSPWLAGIVTTSLVASIFVSVSTVALAIASLVVKDFYVPYRNPTPEREFRMTRWLSLLIGFLPLIFVLFVPEVLKLSFFTRAIRLSISVVAIIAFYLPFFKSTRGANAGLIAACVVTSVWYLLGDPFGINNMYVALVTPAIVMVIDRLIPSRQTQDKKAPKQTMQNSGA
- a CDS encoding sialidase family protein, encoding MTDLTVTVDRNGNLHPHAQDAQQLTAMLPSVCPQNHAANLLPLPNGDLLCVWFGGTQEGIADISVWSSRLEKGCDQWRDAQKLSDDPTRSEQNPVLFLDPDQVLWLLWTAQKSGNQDTAIVRYRQSRDFGRSWSAIDTLLDQPGTFIRQPLVVLPNGNWLLPVFYCRTQPGVKWVGNDDVSAVKISSDKGKSWRDVAVPDSLGCVHMNITLLHDGSLLALYRSRWADFIYQSRSYDGGESWSAPQATTLPNNNSSIQVTTLHNGHLALVFNAMSARDASERRLSLYDEIEDEDEGDVAVAAEPVAHSGRTAFWGAPRAPMTLAISADGGHSWPWQRNLDEGDGYCMTNNSQQKLNREFSYPSIKQGEDGALHIAYTWFRQAIKYVRVDESWVIS